In the genome of Tautonia rosea, the window AGCAGAACGTCCAGGGTCGTCTCCGGGTCGAGCCCGAGTGACCGGGCGAACGCGAGGCCCTCGGCCAGGGCAGCTCGGTTGAGCCCCAGCACCAGGTTGCTGACCAGCTTCAGCTTCGACCCGCTGCCGGAGGGACCGGCGTAGACAGCACGCTCCGTGAGGCAATCGAACAGATCTCGGCAGGTGTCGAATGCCTCCCGTGGGCCGCCGACGACCGTCGAAACCTGCCCTCGCCTCGTCTGCTCGCTGGACCCGGAGATCGGCGCGTCAAGGTAAAAGACCCCGCCAGCCGTCAACTTCGCCCCAAGGGCGGCCGTTCGGTCCGGGTCGCCCGTCGTGGTGTCGATCAGGATCAGCCCCGGACGGAGCCCCGCTGCCAGGCTGTCGAGAACTTCCTCGACGGTCTCCGTCGTGTACAGGCTGATCAAGACGCGATCACAGGAAACCATCGGGTTCTCAGACCAGCGTGCTCCCTGCTCAATCAGTCCCTCGGCTTTCTCTCTGGTCCGATTGAAGACCTCAACGGGATACCCCGCTTCCATCAGCCGGAAGGCCATCGCCGATCCCATCAACCCGAGGCCGATCACGCCCACCGATCGATTCATTTGCGACCTCACGAACGAACATCGTTATGAAACTCGATGCGCTTCATTCGGTGCCGATGTCGATTCATCGCCGCCATCGGCATCATGGACTGTCTTTGCCAGGGATCTCGTTCAATGTGTAAGCCCCGACCGCATGGACCAGGGACGCTCCCGATTCGGAATGAACCCCGGCGACGTCAATGAGATAAACATGATCCTGAACGAGGGGCTCCGTCGTCAGCTCGACGCTCATTCGGTCGGGCGCGACGAGAATCCTTTCCACCCCAACCTCCGAACGATCGAGTTCGGGAGATCCATAAGCTCCGGTATATTCGTAGCGATATCGCTCCAGGTGATACGAGGACCGAACGGCCGCGGTCTTCTCATCAATCGGTGCGGTGAAGACGATGCGGAACCCGCGGGGCATTGCGTGGATCGACTGCATCTCGAAGGGGGTCTCGCCCGTGAAATCGACGCGAAACAGGGCACCTCGGTCGGGCTGAGCCATCCAGCCCGGTTCCGTGATCCCACCGACATAGAGGTGCCCTGCCGGGTCAAAGGCCAGGCTGACAGGCCCGAGTAGCCCCTCTCCCCAGAACGGGAAGCAGGCCCCCTGGTACTGGCCGTTCACCCGCTCGACATTCGCCCGCACGATCGCGCCACCATACATCAGTTCCGCAAGGAAAAACTGGCCGGAGAACGGTCCGAATTTCCCTCCTGTGTTATCGTACGCGACACCGTTGATCGATCGTCCCCACGCGTAAGGGACCCACACGGCGGGCCTCCCAGCCGGTTTCTCAGCATGCTCCGGCTGCCCCGGGTTCGGGAAGCCATAGAATTTCCCTCGCTCGACGTGGCAAAGCTTATTGGAGGCGACCCACTCCCCCTGGTTGTCGGTAAAAAAGACCTCTCCGTCCGGCCCGGAACACCAGCCGAGCGGATTACGCAGGCCGAAAGCCAGTTCCTCCGGCTCCCGTCCGGGGACGATCCGCAACACCCCCCCCGACCCCGGCAGGCTCGTGTTCGCATAGGGGGCATAGCTCAGGATGA includes:
- a CDS encoding NAD(P)-dependent oxidoreductase, with the protein product MNRSVGVIGLGLMGSAMAFRLMEAGYPVEVFNRTREKAEGLIEQGARWSENPMVSCDRVLISLYTTETVEEVLDSLAAGLRPGLILIDTTTGDPDRTAALGAKLTAGGVFYLDAPISGSSEQTRRGQVSTVVGGPREAFDTCRDLFDCLTERAVYAGPSGSGSKLKLVSNLVLGLNRAALAEGLAFARSLGLDPETTLDVLLHSMAYSRIMDTKARKMIDRDYRTQAKLSQHIKDVQLMIAAAGAAGLDLPLSEAHCRILEAAARAGYADADNSALIEAYNLSVSEPG